In a genomic window of Stakelama saccharophila:
- a CDS encoding MFS transporter: MEAEYGVTSAHAALVPFSAIAGTVTGSVLWGAIADLYGRKASILLSAVMFVGTSICGAMPSLGWHIFMCFLMGLAAGGMLPVTYALLRCSPNRPPI; this comes from the coding sequence ATGGAGGCCGAATATGGCGTGACCTCCGCCCATGCGGCGCTGGTGCCCTTCTCCGCCATCGCGGGAACGGTGACCGGATCGGTCCTGTGGGGCGCGATCGCCGATCTCTACGGCCGCAAGGCATCGATTCTCCTGTCGGCGGTGATGTTCGTCGGCACCTCGATCTGCGGCGCGATGCCCTCGCTCGGCTGGCACATCTTCATGTGTTTCCTGATGGGCCTGGCCGCGGGCGGGATGCTGCCCGTCACCTATGCGCTGCTGCGCTGTTCCCCGAATCGCCCGCCTATCTGA
- a CDS encoding MFS transporter — protein sequence MFPDGPGRGRDAARHLCAAALFPESPAYLIARGRRREAQRIMQAFGAHAEVKRDTVPSAAPAAPMPRSMTGKLAALSLTALAWGLINFGLILWLPADLVARGYSVEIASALLAKSALIALPMVFVAAALYSRWSTKRTVTAMIALTLLGLAGIFWLAWIGGSPVLPVALLILGINGVIATLLPDTAESFPLRVRGRATGWVAACSKGGALIAQLLGVLALEPDLENAAVLMLAPTAVALVLVVWFGRETRGRDLRSLDVADTATA from the coding sequence GTGTTTCCTGATGGGCCTGGCCGCGGGCGGGATGCTGCCCGTCACCTATGCGCTGCTGCGCTGTTCCCCGAATCGCCCGCCTATCTGATCGCCCGCGGCCGGCGGCGCGAGGCGCAGCGCATCATGCAGGCCTTCGGTGCGCATGCCGAGGTGAAGCGCGACACGGTCCCGAGCGCCGCACCGGCCGCACCGATGCCCAGGTCGATGACCGGCAAGCTGGCCGCGCTCAGCCTGACCGCGCTCGCCTGGGGACTGATCAATTTCGGGCTGATCCTGTGGCTTCCGGCCGACCTGGTCGCGCGCGGCTACAGCGTCGAGATCGCGAGCGCGCTGCTCGCCAAGTCGGCGCTGATCGCGCTGCCGATGGTGTTCGTCGCCGCCGCGCTCTATAGCCGCTGGAGCACCAAGCGGACCGTGACCGCAATGATCGCGCTGACGCTCCTCGGCCTTGCCGGCATATTCTGGCTCGCCTGGATCGGCGGCAGCCCGGTGCTGCCGGTGGCGCTGCTGATCCTGGGCATCAACGGCGTGATCGCGACGCTGCTGCCTGATACCGCCGAAAGCTTCCCGCTGCGCGTGCGCGGCCGGGCGACCGGTTGGGTGGCGGCGTGCAGCAAGGGTGGCGCGCTGATCGCGCAGCTTCTGGGCGTTCTCGCGCTCGAACCCGACCTGGAGAACGCCGCTGTGCTGATGCTTGCGCCGACCGCAGTGGCGCTGGTGCTGGTCGTCTGGTTCGGCCGCGAGACGCGCGGACGCGATCTGCGCAGCCTGGACGTTGCCGATACCGCAACCGCGTGA
- a CDS encoding ArsR/SmtB family transcription factor, which yields MDTDAALAALSALAHPTRLDAFRRLVRAEPAGLSTGQLVAASGLGQSTLSSHLAVLVAAGLVTPEKRGRQMIQRADIERLRALMLFLARDCCNGSADLCEPLIADLACC from the coding sequence ATGGATACCGATGCGGCTCTTGCGGCGCTGTCCGCGCTTGCGCACCCGACGCGGCTCGATGCCTTTCGCCGGCTCGTCCGGGCCGAGCCGGCGGGACTGTCGACCGGCCAGTTGGTTGCGGCGTCGGGCCTTGGTCAGAGCACCCTTTCCAGCCATCTGGCGGTGCTGGTCGCCGCCGGCCTGGTGACGCCCGAAAAGCGCGGCCGGCAGATGATCCAGCGAGCCGATATCGAACGGCTGCGCGCGCTGATGCTGTTCCTCGCCCGGGATTGCTGCAACGGCAGTGCCGACCTGTGCGAACCGCTTATCGCCGACCTCGCCTGCTGTTGA
- the arsC gene encoding arsenate reductase (glutaredoxin) (This arsenate reductase requires both glutathione and glutaredoxin to convert arsenate to arsenite, after which the efflux transporter formed by ArsA and ArsB can extrude the arsenite from the cell, providing resistance.), which translates to MPSDVIIYHNPDCGTSRNVLAMIRNAGIAPHIIEYLKTPPSRAMLEQLIARAGVAPRGLLREKGTPYGELGLGDESLSDAALIDAMMAHPILINRPLVVSPLGVKLCRPSETVLDILPSPQRGAFVKEDGERVVGESGQRIA; encoded by the coding sequence GTGCCGAGCGATGTCATCATCTATCACAATCCCGATTGCGGCACCTCGCGCAACGTGCTGGCAATGATCCGCAACGCCGGGATCGCGCCGCATATCATCGAATATCTGAAGACGCCGCCGTCGCGCGCGATGCTCGAACAGCTCATCGCGCGGGCCGGGGTCGCGCCGCGCGGATTGCTGCGCGAAAAGGGCACGCCCTATGGCGAACTGGGCCTGGGCGACGAAAGCCTGTCGGACGCGGCGCTGATCGACGCGATGATGGCGCATCCGATCCTCATCAACCGACCGCTGGTGGTGAGCCCGCTCGGCGTGAAGCTGTGCCGTCCATCGGAAACGGTGCTCGACATCCTGCCGTCGCCACAGCGCGGCGCCTTCGTGAAGGAAGACGGCGAACGGGTCGTCGGCGAATCGGGCCAGCGCATCGCCTGA
- a CDS encoding arsenic transporter codes for MLLAILIFVATIALVIWQPRGLGIGWSAMGGALVALLTGVVALSDVPVVWDIIWNATAAFVAVILISLILDRAGFFEWAALHVARWGGGDGRRLFALVVLLGAGVAALFANDGAALILTPIVIAMLRALGYNEKATLAFVMAAGFIADTSSLPLVVSNLVNIVSADFFDIGFGDYALVMVPVDLAATAATLAALLLFFGKDIPRRYDVAQLRAPAEAIHDRATFRAGWVVLALLLIGFFVLDPLGVPVSATAAAGAIVLITIAAKGRIIPTRKVVREAPWQVVIFSLGMYLVVYGLKNAGLTTALAGLLARSAEGGVWGAAFGTGILAALLSSIMNNMPTVLVGALSIDATGASGAVHQAMVYANVIGCDLGPKITPIGSLATLLWLHVLGQKGVRIGWGYYFRVGLTLTTPILLVTLAALALRLSLA; via the coding sequence ATGCTGCTCGCCATCCTGATCTTCGTCGCCACGATCGCGCTGGTGATCTGGCAGCCGCGCGGGCTGGGCATCGGCTGGAGCGCGATGGGCGGCGCGCTGGTCGCACTTCTGACCGGTGTCGTCGCGCTGTCCGACGTTCCGGTGGTGTGGGACATCATCTGGAACGCGACGGCTGCGTTCGTCGCGGTGATCCTGATCAGCCTGATCCTCGACCGCGCGGGATTCTTCGAATGGGCGGCGCTGCACGTCGCGCGCTGGGGCGGGGGCGACGGGCGACGGCTGTTCGCGCTGGTCGTGCTGCTCGGCGCGGGCGTCGCGGCGCTGTTCGCCAATGACGGCGCGGCGCTGATCCTGACGCCGATCGTCATCGCGATGCTGCGGGCGCTCGGCTATAATGAGAAGGCGACGCTGGCGTTCGTCATGGCGGCGGGATTCATCGCCGACACGTCCAGCCTGCCGCTGGTCGTCTCCAACCTCGTCAACATCGTCTCGGCCGATTTCTTCGATATCGGCTTCGGCGATTATGCGCTGGTGATGGTCCCGGTCGACCTCGCCGCGACCGCCGCGACGCTCGCCGCGCTGTTGCTCTTCTTCGGCAAGGACATTCCGCGCCGCTACGATGTCGCACAGCTCCGCGCCCCGGCCGAGGCGATCCATGACCGCGCCACGTTTCGCGCCGGCTGGGTGGTGCTGGCGTTGCTGCTGATCGGCTTCTTCGTCCTCGATCCGCTGGGCGTGCCGGTGAGCGCCACGGCGGCGGCGGGTGCGATCGTGCTGATCACCATCGCCGCCAAAGGCCGGATCATCCCCACGCGGAAGGTCGTCCGCGAAGCGCCGTGGCAGGTCGTGATCTTCTCGCTCGGCATGTATCTCGTCGTCTATGGCCTGAAAAATGCCGGCCTGACGACCGCGCTCGCCGGGCTGCTGGCGCGCTCGGCGGAAGGCGGGGTATGGGGCGCGGCGTTCGGCACCGGAATCCTCGCCGCCCTGCTGTCTTCGATCATGAACAACATGCCGACCGTCCTGGTCGGCGCGCTGTCGATCGACGCGACAGGAGCGAGCGGCGCGGTGCATCAGGCGATGGTCTATGCCAATGTCATCGGCTGCGATCTGGGGCCGAAGATCACCCCGATCGGCTCGCTCGCCACGCTGCTCTGGCTCCATGTACTCGGGCAGAAGGGCGTCAGGATCGGCTGGGGCTATTATTTCCGCGTGGGGCTCACGCTGACCACGCCGATCCTGCTGGTAACGCTCGCGGCGCTGGCGCTCAGGCTGTCGCTGGCATGA
- a CDS encoding FadR/GntR family transcriptional regulator, with protein MTSADPRDQLGRNLTYGLLDNLGRAIITGVYADTPFPTEGELAKQHGVSRSVTREAVKMLTAKGLLSARPRQGTMVQPSGNWNLFDTDVLRWMLDRSFSVELLREFNQLRTAIEPEAAALAAAFGDAQQHAAISAGLARMQAADRGEDDVLDADIAFHVAVLQASGNPFFAQFRDVVSTALRHSIRFTNRIKGRSASVVDHAAVCDAVLARDADAARISMRRIIGDVLDLMESATAPE; from the coding sequence ATGACGTCGGCCGACCCGCGAGACCAATTGGGCCGCAACCTGACCTATGGTCTGCTCGACAATCTGGGCAGGGCGATCATCACCGGGGTCTATGCCGACACGCCTTTCCCCACGGAAGGCGAATTGGCGAAGCAACACGGGGTCAGCCGTTCGGTCACGCGCGAGGCGGTGAAGATGCTGACCGCCAAGGGATTGTTGAGCGCACGGCCGCGTCAGGGCACGATGGTGCAGCCGTCGGGCAACTGGAACCTGTTCGATACCGACGTGCTGCGCTGGATGCTCGATCGCAGCTTCTCGGTGGAGTTGCTGCGCGAGTTCAATCAGCTTCGAACGGCGATCGAGCCGGAAGCGGCAGCGCTGGCGGCGGCATTCGGCGATGCGCAGCAGCATGCGGCGATTTCCGCCGGACTGGCGCGTATGCAGGCTGCCGACCGGGGCGAGGACGACGTGCTCGACGCCGACATCGCTTTCCATGTCGCCGTGCTGCAGGCCTCGGGAAATCCCTTCTTCGCGCAGTTTCGCGATGTCGTATCGACGGCGCTGCGCCATTCGATCCGCTTCACCAATCGGATCAAGGGGCGTTCGGCCAGCGTGGTCGACCATGCCGCGGTGTGCGACGCCGTCCTCGCGCGCGACGCCGACGCCGCGCGGATATCGATGCGCCGCATCATCGGCGATGTCCTCGATCTGATGGAATCGGCAACGGCCCCCGAATAA